A genomic region of Desulfopila inferna contains the following coding sequences:
- a CDS encoding enoyl-CoA hydratase/isomerase family protein, translating into MATLSAEKNLNAINLDMIDGLYRQLQDWRHNEHIACVWLQGLVTRRFVLAEISSTFISPCVITRRVQMTMQKSFFSHEYRLDYLIHNYPKPIIC; encoded by the coding sequence TCAGTGCGGAAAAAAATCTCAATGCCATCAATCTTGACATGATCGACGGACTATACAGGCAACTGCAGGATTGGCGTCACAATGAACACATTGCCTGTGTCTGGCTGCAGGGGCTGGTGACAAGGCGTTTTGTGCTGGCGGAGATATCATCCACCTTTATCAGTCCATGTGTAATAACCCGCAGGGTACAAATGACTATGCAGAAAAGTTTTTTTTCTCATGAATATCGCCTAGATTATCTGATCCATAATTATCCAAAGCCGATAATATGCTGA